In Paenibacillus xylanilyticus, the genomic window GGCCACGATGCCGATACACGCCATGTTCATCCAGCACATCAGGATCAATCGATGTGGATTTGATGACAGAGCCTTCTGGCGCGATATTCCCGGTTGGAAAGGTCACGGTCGAAGAAATTCCAAGACGCTGCGAGTGCTCTAAGCTCATGATCACACTGTCCGGATCAATCCCGTCCTTCTCTTCCAATTGCTTGCGTATGAGATGGCGACGTTCTGACGATTCCCACCAGTCCAGCACTTCACCCAGTGACGCACCTGTTACTGTAAGTACAGATTCATCCAGCAGGCCAAGCTGTCTAAGGTGAAGCATGACCTCTGGAACACCTCCGGCCTGAAAAACCCGTATGGTCGGATGGAAGATCGGTCCATTCGGCAGAGCACTAACCAGTCTTGGAACGTTCTTGTTCACCTGTATCCAGTCCTGTACCGTTGGCACAGTTAAACCCGATGCATGGGCAGCAGCCGGGATGTGAAGAAGCAGATTGGTAGATCCGCCGAACGCGGCATGAACGACCATGGCATTGCGAATGGACGCATCTGTAACAATGTCTGCCATCTTGATGCCTTGGGACTCCATGTTGATCAGTGCACGCGAAGATTGGCGCGCCATCTCGAACCAGATGGGCTGCCCTGAAGGTGCCAGAGCGGCATGCGGCACCGTCATGCCCATTGCCTCTGCTACCACCTGGGCGGTTGCCGCGGTCCCTAGAAACTGACAGCCGCCGCCGGGTGTAGCGCAGGCCCGACATCCTAGCTCCGATGCCATTTCAAGAGAGAGCTCTCCATTTGCGTACCTTGCACCAATGGTTTGAATTTTACCTGCATCCTCCCCATCAGTAGGCGGAAGCGTAACCCCGCCGGGAACAATAACTCCTGGCAGCTGCGGCATACCTGCAAGTGCGAGCATCATGGCGGGCAATCCCTTATCACAAGTTGCAACGCCGAGCACGCCTTTTCGCGTGGGGAGGGATCGAATCAATCTGCGGAATACCATCGCGGCATCGTTCCGGTACGGCAGTGAGTCGAACATGCCTGTTGTTCCTTGAGACCTGCCGTCGCAAGGGTCGCTGACATAGCCAGCAAACGGGATTCCTCCGTGGCTCGAGATTTCTTCCGCGGCAGCTTTCATCAGCAACCCGACTTCCCAGTGTCCCGTATGGTAGCCAAGAGCTGCGGGACTGCCATCTTCATTGCGGATACCACCCTGCGTACTTAAGATCAGAAACTGTTTCCCATTCAATTCTCCAGGCTTCCAGCCCATTCCGACATTCTGGGACATGCCGAACAAGTCGCCGCTTGGAGCATTCCGCAGCAAATCATCGGTTAAAGGCAGACGTCCTGTTGCTCCTGGAGCATGCGCAATAATATCATAGCTGCTTGACTCCTTCTCCCCCATAATCGACATTATCTGTTCGTACATGGTAGCCTCCCACAGTTTATGACTTCACAAAGACTGTTTTGATCGCCGTAAAAAACTCGATGGCCGCTTGTCCCTGTTCTCTGGAATGCGAGCTTGACATCTTCATTCCACCGAACGGTGCCTGCAGCTCTACGCCGGCAGTTTCCGCATTAATTCGTACGAGTCCGGCATCCATATCCCGGATGAAGGACAGCATGGCCCCGACGTTTTGTGTATAGATTGAAGCACTCAAGCCATAATCGCTGTCATTTGCCGACGCGATGGCCTCTTCCAAGGAATCCACCGGAATCAAGGCCAGGACCGGGCCGAATATTTCTTCCCGGGCAATGGACATGTGTGGTTCAACACCTTCAAAAACCGTCGGCTGTACATAAAATCCTTCTGCGAGCTCAGGATTGTCCGGTCTTTTTCCTCCAGCGAGCAGTTCGGCACCTTCATCCAGTCCTTTTTGAATGTAACCAAGCACGGTATTCAGCTGGCCTTCACTCGCACATGGACCCATCCAGCTTCCGGAAGACATGCCGTCCCCAAGACGGATTTCCTGGATTTGTGACAGCAGCTTTTCTTTAAAGGCATCATATACTTTTCGTTCAATAATGACCTTGCTGGTGGCCGTGCATTTTTGGCCAGTTGATTTCAAGCCGCCGCTGATGGTGGCCTCAACAGCCAAATCCAAATCAGCGTCTGCCGCAATGATAATCGGGTTTTTGCCACCCATTTCAAGCTGATACTTGGCTCCACGAGCAAGTGCTGCGGCGCCAACTCGCTTCCCGACTTCATTGGAACCTGTGAACGTTATTCCGTTTACATCGGGGTGCTCAGCAAGTGCAGAACCGATTACCGAGCCTTTTCCGCTCACGAGATTGAGAACACCAGACGGGATGCCGGCTTCCTCGAAGCATTCCAAAACCTTGGCTGCCGTAACCGCCGTTTCCTGAGCTGGCTTCAATACAACGGTGTTGCCATAGATCAGGGCCGGTGCCGTTTTCCAGATGGGAATAGCCACCGGGAAGTTCCAAGGTGCAATGACACCTACGACGCCAAGCGGCACACGGGTCGTGAACATTAGTGCCTCCCGATCTGTGGAGGGAATCACATCACCCGTTTTTCGCATGCCTTCCCCTGCGTAATATCTCAAAATGGCGACGCCGCGCATCGTTTCTCCCTTGGCTTCCGGGAATGTCTTCCCCATTTCTCTGGTCATGGCTTCCGCCACCTCGTCGGCCCGGCGCTCCAGCACATTAGCAGCTTGAAAAAGATAATTCCCCCGTTCCGCACCCGTTAAGTTCCGCCAGGACTTCGCCGCTTCTTTTGCCGCTGCCACTGCATTGTTCAGGTCCTCTACACCCGAGGCTGGCACATAACCCACGATTTCTTTGCGATTTGCCGGATTAATGCTCGGTTCCGTCTTTCCGGACGTTGGTTCTACCCATTCCCCGTTAATAAAATTGTTATAGGTCTGCTCTAACTGAAATGCGCTCATCGCATTCATCCTCCTTCTAAACTAGTTTGAAATGACAGGATTGATCAGTGTCCCGATATCACTTATGGATATTTCAATGCGGTCTCCTGGTTCAAGGGTGAAATCATTCGGAGGCACGATGCTGGTGCCTGTCAAAAGTACTGTACCGTCATACAAATCGTTATCCCTTGCCAAAAAGGAAACCAGTTCATCCAGCTTGCGGTTTAATTCACTCGTACTCGCTTCACTTTTAACAACCATTGATTCATCCCGATAGATCTGGCAGACGATGCTGAATTCATAGGGATTCTTCACCGTTTCCGCTAGTCGAATAGCCGGACCTATGGAACAGGAATTGCGCCATATTTTGGCTTGTGGCAGATACAACGGGTTTTCCCCCTCGATATCGCGGCAGCTCATGTCATTCCCGGCGATGTATCCCACAATGCTGCCATCCGCGGCAAGCACCAGTCCCAGCTCAGGCTCCGGGATCTGCCAAGTAGAATCGCTGCGCAGCGTGACAGCCTCATTCGGCCCGACAGTCCGGGCTGCAGTGGATTTAAAGAAGATCTCCGGTCTCTCTGCATCATAGACCTTATCGTAGAAGGTTTCCGCATCCAACTTTCCATCCGTAGCTTCATAATTCCGCGCTTCCCGGCTCCGCTGATATGTCACACCTGCTGCCCACACTTCCGGTGCATCTACTGGTGTGATCAGGTGCAGAGAAGTCCAATCATCGGTGAGCTTGTTTACCGGTTTAAGAGCGCTTTCAATCCATTGAACCGGAGTAACACCCTTCTCCCTCGCCTGATAGATTAAAGTCATAAAATCTGCTTGCGGCAAACGATACGCTTGTTCATCATCCGTAACGGCTGCCAACCACTTCTGTTGTCCATCCAAAAATCGAATAATTCTCATTCCAGCTTGCCCCCTATCTCCCTACCGGGTTGATAACATTACCATAGCACCAGCGATGTTTCATGACGATGTACTTATCACTCCGACGACTTACCCTTTTCACGCATTATTTTTCTGTTAAAATAAATCTAATCGTATTTGGAATACAGAGCGTTACGAGGAGGTAGCTGTGACCAAACTTTCAGAAGCCGTATATTTAGGCCGTCTGCCCGATGTTCGCATGTCTTTTCAATTGCTCGGACTGCATGCAAGACAAGTAGATTCCAATTGGACGTATCCTTCTCATGAACATTCCATGTATGAAATTCACTGGATGCTCGACGGTGAGATGAACATGGTGGTCAACGGTCAGTCGTACAGTCAATCGATTGGAGACCTTCTGTTTATCCGTCCGGGTATGACTCACTCCTGCACAGGTGCCGGACCGCAGGGTTTCACATACTTTTCCGTTCATTTCAGCGTACACGATACCTCCTTCTGCAGAGAACTCAACCGCTGCAAGGACATTTATTACCCGGCAGATTCGAGCCTGGCTTCGGGACTGTCCTCTTCACTCTGTACGTTGTACGATCTGGCTACAGAACACTTATCCATGCCGTTGTCTTCCTCCAAACAGATGAAAGTCCATGCCGCCGTATTCGAACTGCTCGGTTCCCTGGTTGGCCAGTTATCTCAGAACGCATCCGTTACCTTATCGAGAAAAGAAACCATCGCCCACCAAATTGCCGAGCACATTGAGGACTCCGTAAGATATATCCACCTTCATGGTGACGTTCGGGAGAGCGAACGAACTTGGATCCAAGACATCGCGAAGTCGCTGAACATTAGCCCTTCACAGATCAACCGGATCTTTCGAGAGGTATATGGTACAGCCCCGCGCAAGTTTTTATCAGAAACCCTTCTGAACGAAGCCCAGCGGCTGTTAAAACAAACAGACCTGAACATTGACCATATTGCGATGATGCTTGGATACAAGACCAATGCGCATTTCAGCCGTCAATTCAAGCGATGGACGGGCATCACGCCAAGCGAATTTCGCATCCATTCCCAGCGGACTGCTGCAGCGGAGCATCTCGGTGATTGAAATCCTTTTCCACATGAAATAAGCAGCTGCCGGGTTACCAGCAGCTGCTTCGCTGTGTCTAAGCGGTGTTTCAATCTGAGTTAGCCGTTATGCTAATGTAAAAGAAGCCAGGCTCGCGCCTCCTGCTCCCCTGTAAGTCAAATACAAAGCCTGCCTGCCGTCTGGAACGGTAATGTCCGCCGTATATTTTTTCCATTCATTTGTAAAATGTACCGGGATTGTTCCCAGAACAGGACCGTCCCATGCGGTTTTAATCTCAAATTCTCCATTGCAATATCCCCGGACCTTTACCGTGACCTGGCGAATCCCATCACAATTGAAATACTTAAATCCTGCTGTGGCTGAATCCACCATATTGGCAATATATCCGACCTCTTCATCACCGTCTCGTCCATCCTGGGTAATCTTCGGAAAACGGCTGTCCAGCCAAGCGCCTCCTCCAAAACCACCGGTATACATTTGATCATCTTTTGCGAAAAGATTACATGCAATGTATGCGGGATATTCCCCTTTTCCTACAAGTGGGCCTCCATTCACGCCGCAGGAAGTCATTTCTACCTGAGATATCATTCCATGCTCGTCAAAAGAGATGCGTTCAATGCAGCCCTGACGGTTAAATGCGTCCCCATTGGTATGGCGGTGATAGAATATGTACCAGTCTCCCTTGATCTCAACAATGCTGCCGTGATTGTTACCGCCATAATACATCGGCTTGTCAGCTGGTTTATAGGAATCAATATGTAGATCGCAGTTGCTTATGATTACACCCTGATATTCAAACTCTTTGTTAGGAAATTGACTGGTCGCATAACATAATTCGTGCATGACAATGGAGGAGTAAACCAAGTAGTAGGTATCCCCTCTTTTCCGGATGGAAGGAGCCTCGAAAAATTCATGTCCTTCGAATCCGCTGCCTTCGCTGTATGGCTGACTCGGCGCTATGAATACGGGCTCATCCACAATCGTAAGCATGTCCGGTCCAAGCACCGTCGCCATCGCACCGTGTCTCGATCGATCTCCGTGCCCACAGAATCCGGTATATAGATACGTACGCTCTCCTTCGGTCAGCACGCCTGGATCGAATTGGGGCTCGTCCCCTTCTCTTTCCCCCAGGCGAGTGCCATCTGTATATTTCACGTATCCGTAGAATTCAAACTTGCCTGCAGGAGTATCGCATACAGCCACTGAAACAACTGGCACTTTATCCAGCACATAATATAGATAATATCGTCCATCAGGACCAAGCGTAACGTCTGGGGCGTAAAGGCACATACTGCCGTCCGGGTTAAGCGGATCATCTGCCTTTTGGTAGATTACACCTTCATTGCGCCAATTCCCGAGGTCGTCCACAGGCGCGGACCAACATACGTAGTCGTTTAGACAGAAGACATGTCCGTTAAACCGGTCATGCGAACCGTACACATAAACTCTATCCTCAAATACATAAGGTTCACCATCAGGGACGTACTCCCAGGATGGAAGATATGGATTTAACCCCTGTTTTTTCATAAAAGCTACACTCCTCGTCAAAATAATTAAGCAATATGAATCAAAAACGAATTCGGTATAATAGAAAAATAGCCCGTCTGACAAACTTACATGATATAGGTGAAAATCAATGACAAATATATTTTACGTTGAATATGACGCAGCACATCATAGCAATTTTGTTTTTGATATTCCCCAAGGACATCCCTGCTGGCTTTTGGTCATTACACAGACTCCCGCTCAGTTCTGGGTAGATGGAAAACTCAAGGAATACCCTCCTCATTGTGCTGTTCTTTTCGAGCCCCATCAAAAAATTTACTACCGAGCTTCCGCAGGGAATTATATTAATGACTGGATCCGCTTTGAAAGCGATGAACCTTACGTAACCGAAACCTCACTTCCCTATGGCAAGCCTTTTCCTTTGGATGATCCTGAATATTGCCACAAGCTGTTCCAGCTGCTCGTCGTAGAGAATTCATTCAATAAGGACTACAGAGAATCCTCCATTGATTGTCTGCTCCGAACCCTGTTCAACAAGCTGCTGGAGTCTTACTTCCAAGAGGAAATTAGTCCTCAGCACTACAACCTTTTAAAGCTGCGTGCGGCCATTCATAACAATCCAAGTCACCCCTGGACCATATCGGAAATGGCTAAAATTATTAGCATCAGTCCGGGATACCTGCAGTTGATTTACAAAAAATTGTTTGGCCTCTCGTGCATGGATGATGTTATTCACAGCCGGATTCGCCTAGCCAAAGAATATCTCAGGCATGATCAGTATACGGTTGCGGAGATTGCAGACCGGTGCGGTTACCGCAATGTGGAGCATTTTTGCAGACAGTTCAAACAAATGACCGGTTCATCACCCAAGAAATTCCACAAACGCGCGAGTAACTTCACTCCCGGCCCAGCAGATTCCGAAAAGGTTATCCTTTGATTCCGGTCATTGTAATCCCCTGAATAAAATATCTCTGTCCGATGAAGAAGAGGATTAGCACAGGAATAACGGTAATTAAAGAAACAGCCATCAGCATCTGTATTTGGGAGGAGCCAAAAGAATTCTGGAAGAACTGCAAACCGATAGCGAGTGTAAAATTCTGATCGCTGTTCAGATAAATCAGCGGAGACATGTAATCATTCCAGTGAAAGGTAATCGACATGAGACCGACCGTAATCAAAGCCGGTTTGATTGCAGGCAGCAGTATTTTGTAATAAATCTGAAATGCATTGGCACCGTCGATATATGCGGCTTCATCCAAATCTTTCGGAATCGTTTTGAAGAATTGCCGCAGCAGGAAAATGTTAAACGCACCTCCCCCAAAAAAGGACGGAACGATAAGAGGCATTAAGGTATCGAGCCAACCAAGCTTGGTGAACAAGAGGTACGTAGGAACGAGAGTGACCTGACTGGGGAGCATCATCGTAGCAAGCACGACCGTAAATAACAATCCGCTGTATCGAGATTTAAACCGTGCAAAGCCATAGGCTACGAATGAAGCGGAAAGAACCGTTCCAATTGTCGCAAGTCCTGTTACAATTAAGGTATTCCATGTATAACGGGTGAAATCCGCGTATTGCCAGCCCTGAATGAAGTTATCCCAAGTAAACGTTTCCGGGATGATTTTGGGAGGCAGCGTATAGGCTTCCGAAGGGATTTTAAAGGCGGTTGAAAGCATCCATATAAACGGAAAAATAAACACGACTGCAATGATCGTCAATATCACATAACTCAGGCTGACTTTAATCCGGGCGCTGTTTTTTTTACTTTTGTAATAAGCCTCCATGGTTGCACCTCCCCAATTTTAGTTATCGTAATAAACCCAGTGTCGGGAAGTCCGGTTTACGATGAGTGTGATGATCATAATAACGACGAACAATAACCAGGCCAGCGTTGACGCATAACCCATTTCGTTGTATTTAAATCCGCTGTTATAAATATGCATCATGTACGTGTAGGTGGAGTAGCTGGGGCCACCCTCGGTTAGAATGTAAGGCTGCATAAAGATCTGGAAACCACCAATGATCCCCATAACCAGATTAAAATAAAGCGTTGGCGTGATCAGGGGCAGGGTAATCTGTGTAATTTTAACGAAACTGCTCGCTCCATCAATCTCAGCGCTCTCATATAAGGCTTCCGGAATATCCTGCAGCCCCGCCAGTGTAATGATGATGGAATTCCCGATGGTCCAGATCCCCATAATAATAATCGCCGGCATGGCCCATTTCGTATCGCTTAACCAGTTAGGACCGGTAATACCGAACAGAGAAAGGAAATAGTTGATAAAACCAAACTGGGCATTAAAAATCCAGCCCCAAAGCAAGGTAACCGCAACCCCTGATGTGATATACGGGATATAGAAGCTGGTCCTGAAAAAACCAACTCCCTTTATTTTTTGATTGAGCAGAAGAGCAATCAGAAACGACAGGAGTAAACTGGCCGGAACAGAAACCAACACAAAATATAATGTGTTTAACAAAGAACGGTAAAAAAGCGGATCCTGTGTAAAGGCCCTGACGATATTATCGAAGCCGATAAATTGGCCTGATCCGGTCATATCCATATCGGTGAAAACCAAAAAGATAGAATAACCCATTGGATATAAGGTGAATATGAGAAATCCTAAAAGCCATGGCGAGATAAAAAGGAAGAATTGTTTCTCCTCCCTGTTTGCAATGCGGTTATTTCGCGCCTTCATTCTTTCGCCTCCAAAGCTGCCTCCTATCGAGACCGGATTAGGATAGAAGGGGGAAGATCGCTCCCCCCCCTCGTTGTAACCAGGTGTTCATTATTCGTTTATTTACTTTGATGAATGGAGTCGAGAGCGGACTGAATTTGGGATGTATAGGCTTTGGCCGCTTCCTCTGCGGATTTCCCTTGAACGGTGACCTGCTGCCAGGTTTGCTCATAGAGGTCCCCCGCCTTTGCAATGGAGCCACCCCACGGGAAAGTTATGGCATCCTGCAGCCCTGTTACGAAATCCACCATGGAGATATCAGTGCCTTCAATTTTCAAGTTGGCAAACGTACTATCTGCCGATTCTTTTGCCGCAGGGAGATTTACCTTACTGTACAGATCTCCGACCTCTTTATTCAGGGAGACGGTTTTAATATAAGCCCACGCTGCTTCCTTATTTTTGGAATCCTTGTTCATGGCGAAGCCTGTCTGGAATTTAATGTTGACGGTTTTACCGGATGGATCTTTTGGAGGCATCACGATACCCCATTGAAAATTGGAACCGATATTTTTGGCAATCGTTGAAGCTTCAAACACACCCAGCGGATACATCGCAGCTCTGCCTGCAGCGAACATTTGGTCCATCGGCATGCTCT contains:
- the gucD gene encoding alpha-ketoglutaric semialdehyde dehydrogenase GucD, yielding MSAFQLEQTYNNFINGEWVEPTSGKTEPSINPANRKEIVGYVPASGVEDLNNAVAAAKEAAKSWRNLTGAERGNYLFQAANVLERRADEVAEAMTREMGKTFPEAKGETMRGVAILRYYAGEGMRKTGDVIPSTDREALMFTTRVPLGVVGVIAPWNFPVAIPIWKTAPALIYGNTVVLKPAQETAVTAAKVLECFEEAGIPSGVLNLVSGKGSVIGSALAEHPDVNGITFTGSNEVGKRVGAAALARGAKYQLEMGGKNPIIIAADADLDLAVEATISGGLKSTGQKCTATSKVIIERKVYDAFKEKLLSQIQEIRLGDGMSSGSWMGPCASEGQLNTVLGYIQKGLDEGAELLAGGKRPDNPELAEGFYVQPTVFEGVEPHMSIAREEIFGPVLALIPVDSLEEAIASANDSDYGLSASIYTQNVGAMLSFIRDMDAGLVRINAETAGVELQAPFGGMKMSSSHSREQGQAAIEFFTAIKTVFVKS
- a CDS encoding carbohydrate ABC transporter permease; the encoded protein is MEAYYKSKKNSARIKVSLSYVILTIIAVVFIFPFIWMLSTAFKIPSEAYTLPPKIIPETFTWDNFIQGWQYADFTRYTWNTLIVTGLATIGTVLSASFVAYGFARFKSRYSGLLFTVVLATMMLPSQVTLVPTYLLFTKLGWLDTLMPLIVPSFFGGGAFNIFLLRQFFKTIPKDLDEAAYIDGANAFQIYYKILLPAIKPALITVGLMSITFHWNDYMSPLIYLNSDQNFTLAIGLQFFQNSFGSSQIQMLMAVSLITVIPVLILFFIGQRYFIQGITMTGIKG
- a CDS encoding carbohydrate ABC transporter permease, with the translated sequence MKARNNRIANREEKQFFLFISPWLLGFLIFTLYPMGYSIFLVFTDMDMTGSGQFIGFDNIVRAFTQDPLFYRSLLNTLYFVLVSVPASLLLSFLIALLLNQKIKGVGFFRTSFYIPYITSGVAVTLLWGWIFNAQFGFINYFLSLFGITGPNWLSDTKWAMPAIIIMGIWTIGNSIIITLAGLQDIPEALYESAEIDGASSFVKITQITLPLITPTLYFNLVMGIIGGFQIFMQPYILTEGGPSYSTYTYMMHIYNSGFKYNEMGYASTLAWLLFVVIMIITLIVNRTSRHWVYYDN
- a CDS encoding helix-turn-helix transcriptional regulator, giving the protein MTNIFYVEYDAAHHSNFVFDIPQGHPCWLLVITQTPAQFWVDGKLKEYPPHCAVLFEPHQKIYYRASAGNYINDWIRFESDEPYVTETSLPYGKPFPLDDPEYCHKLFQLLVVENSFNKDYRESSIDCLLRTLFNKLLESYFQEEISPQHYNLLKLRAAIHNNPSHPWTISEMAKIISISPGYLQLIYKKLFGLSCMDDVIHSRIRLAKEYLRHDQYTVAEIADRCGYRNVEHFCRQFKQMTGSSPKKFHKRASNFTPGPADSEKVIL
- a CDS encoding family 43 glycosylhydrolase, with translation MKKQGLNPYLPSWEYVPDGEPYVFEDRVYVYGSHDRFNGHVFCLNDYVCWSAPVDDLGNWRNEGVIYQKADDPLNPDGSMCLYAPDVTLGPDGRYYLYYVLDKVPVVSVAVCDTPAGKFEFYGYVKYTDGTRLGEREGDEPQFDPGVLTEGERTYLYTGFCGHGDRSRHGAMATVLGPDMLTIVDEPVFIAPSQPYSEGSGFEGHEFFEAPSIRKRGDTYYLVYSSIVMHELCYATSQFPNKEFEYQGVIISNCDLHIDSYKPADKPMYYGGNNHGSIVEIKGDWYIFYHRHTNGDAFNRQGCIERISFDEHGMISQVEMTSCGVNGGPLVGKGEYPAYIACNLFAKDDQMYTGGFGGGAWLDSRFPKITQDGRDGDEEVGYIANMVDSATAGFKYFNCDGIRQVTVKVRGYCNGEFEIKTAWDGPVLGTIPVHFTNEWKKYTADITVPDGRQALYLTYRGAGGASLASFTLA
- a CDS encoding helix-turn-helix domain-containing protein, with the translated sequence MTKLSEAVYLGRLPDVRMSFQLLGLHARQVDSNWTYPSHEHSMYEIHWMLDGEMNMVVNGQSYSQSIGDLLFIRPGMTHSCTGAGPQGFTYFSVHFSVHDTSFCRELNRCKDIYYPADSSLASGLSSSLCTLYDLATEHLSMPLSSSKQMKVHAAVFELLGSLVGQLSQNASVTLSRKETIAHQIAEHIEDSVRYIHLHGDVRESERTWIQDIAKSLNISPSQINRIFREVYGTAPRKFLSETLLNEAQRLLKQTDLNIDHIAMMLGYKTNAHFSRQFKRWTGITPSEFRIHSQRTAAAEHLGD
- a CDS encoding YjhG/YagF family D-xylonate dehydratase, with translation MYEQIMSIMGEKESSSYDIIAHAPGATGRLPLTDDLLRNAPSGDLFGMSQNVGMGWKPGELNGKQFLILSTQGGIRNEDGSPAALGYHTGHWEVGLLMKAAAEEISSHGGIPFAGYVSDPCDGRSQGTTGMFDSLPYRNDAAMVFRRLIRSLPTRKGVLGVATCDKGLPAMMLALAGMPQLPGVIVPGGVTLPPTDGEDAGKIQTIGARYANGELSLEMASELGCRACATPGGGCQFLGTAATAQVVAEAMGMTVPHAALAPSGQPIWFEMARQSSRALINMESQGIKMADIVTDASIRNAMVVHAAFGGSTNLLLHIPAAAHASGLTVPTVQDWIQVNKNVPRLVSALPNGPIFHPTIRVFQAGGVPEVMLHLRQLGLLDESVLTVTGASLGEVLDWWESSERRHLIRKQLEEKDGIDPDSVIMSLEHSQRLGISSTVTFPTGNIAPEGSVIKSTSIDPDVLDEHGVYRHRGRAKVFTTEREAIRAIKTGGVMAGDVVVLLGRGPSGTGMEETYQLTSALKHLSFGKYVSLITDARFSGVSTGACIGHVGPEALAGGPIGKLRNGDLIDIVVDRGKLEGSVNFIGEGDTEFSPEEGAFILAQRTFHPDMRPDENLPDDTRLWAALQAVSGGTWRGNIYDVDRIITALEAGKKALAW
- a CDS encoding fumarylacetoacetate hydrolase family protein; protein product: MRIIRFLDGQQKWLAAVTDDEQAYRLPQADFMTLIYQAREKGVTPVQWIESALKPVNKLTDDWTSLHLITPVDAPEVWAAGVTYQRSREARNYEATDGKLDAETFYDKVYDAERPEIFFKSTAARTVGPNEAVTLRSDSTWQIPEPELGLVLAADGSIVGYIAGNDMSCRDIEGENPLYLPQAKIWRNSCSIGPAIRLAETVKNPYEFSIVCQIYRDESMVVKSEASTSELNRKLDELVSFLARDNDLYDGTVLLTGTSIVPPNDFTLEPGDRIEISISDIGTLINPVISN